From one Haloferax marinisediminis genomic stretch:
- the aglD gene encoding flippase domain-containing glycosyltransferase AglD, with translation MDRPTDRRSATSSSTGVEVSVVLPAYNEERTIENTVHVTVETLESFLPSDAFEVIVAEDGCDDRTPEIATRMADEDTRIRHYHSDERLGRGGALERAFDAAHGETLVYFDTDLATDMHHLEELVERIRSGEYDVATGSRWMPEHVAKRPVKRGFPSQVYNGLVRFFLRSDLRDHQCGFKAFSRTAFVTLRDDVEDNHWFWDTEMLVRAQRAGFRVAEFPVDWEPKGDTKVDLVRDILGMGSQILRTWWQLSVRPHITQRVTIAAGLLLTIAAVALMTLYIDPSEVLAVLSETNPALVALAAGIYVLSWPLRGVRYRDILRELGYDEKASFLTGAIFISQTGNLVFPARAGDAVRAYIVKARRGIPYPSGFASLAIERVFDLLTIAGLAGVVLVGLAATGGLQDIATVLATGVSGGSVNVSADDVRTVAYVATGVGIVAIAGVIGIALSARADRNFVREFVGRFSSDSYVEYVADIIEQFISDLQAVAGNRTAFGLVGMSSLAIWTIDVVSAIVVLYALGVDIDPVVLVGVSFFAVSVGNLAKVLPLSPGGVGLYEIAFTVFLAALAPVTPATALAAAVLDHAVKNAVTLVGGVVSMLSLNVSLTTAVEESADVRDREFAESE, from the coding sequence ATGGACCGTCCGACAGACCGACGCTCGGCCACGTCCTCCTCCACCGGCGTCGAAGTGAGTGTCGTCCTCCCCGCGTACAACGAAGAGCGGACCATCGAGAACACGGTCCACGTGACGGTGGAGACGCTCGAATCGTTCCTCCCGTCCGACGCGTTCGAGGTCATCGTCGCCGAAGATGGATGTGACGACCGCACCCCCGAAATCGCCACGCGGATGGCCGACGAGGACACACGAATTCGCCACTACCACAGCGACGAGCGACTCGGCCGTGGTGGTGCGCTCGAACGCGCCTTCGACGCCGCACACGGCGAGACGCTGGTCTACTTCGACACGGACCTCGCCACGGACATGCACCATCTCGAAGAGTTGGTCGAGCGTATCCGGTCGGGAGAGTACGACGTCGCAACCGGGTCGCGCTGGATGCCTGAGCACGTCGCCAAACGCCCGGTCAAACGCGGGTTCCCGAGTCAGGTCTACAACGGCCTCGTTCGGTTCTTCCTCCGGTCGGACCTCCGCGACCACCAGTGTGGGTTCAAGGCCTTCAGTCGGACGGCGTTCGTGACGCTCCGCGACGACGTCGAAGACAACCACTGGTTCTGGGATACGGAGATGCTCGTCCGCGCACAGCGCGCTGGATTCCGCGTCGCCGAGTTCCCCGTCGACTGGGAGCCGAAAGGTGACACGAAAGTCGACCTCGTCCGCGACATCCTCGGCATGGGGAGTCAGATTCTCCGAACGTGGTGGCAACTCTCGGTTCGACCGCATATCACCCAGCGGGTGACGATTGCCGCCGGACTGTTGCTCACCATCGCTGCCGTGGCGTTGATGACGCTCTACATCGACCCCTCGGAGGTGCTCGCGGTCCTCAGCGAGACGAACCCCGCACTCGTCGCGTTGGCCGCAGGCATCTACGTCCTCTCGTGGCCACTTCGGGGCGTCCGCTACCGCGACATCCTCCGCGAACTCGGCTACGACGAGAAGGCGAGTTTCCTCACCGGTGCAATCTTCATCAGTCAGACAGGGAACCTCGTGTTCCCGGCCCGCGCGGGTGACGCCGTGCGCGCGTACATCGTGAAAGCCCGACGCGGCATCCCGTATCCGTCTGGATTCGCGTCACTCGCCATCGAACGCGTCTTCGACCTGCTCACGATTGCCGGCCTCGCCGGTGTCGTTCTCGTCGGACTCGCGGCCACGGGCGGTCTCCAAGACATCGCCACCGTCCTCGCCACCGGCGTGAGCGGCGGGTCCGTGAACGTCTCTGCGGACGACGTCCGCACCGTCGCTTACGTCGCGACCGGCGTCGGTATCGTCGCAATCGCCGGCGTCATCGGAATCGCGCTCTCCGCGCGTGCCGACCGCAACTTCGTCCGTGAGTTCGTCGGCCGGTTCTCGTCTGACTCGTACGTCGAGTACGTCGCAGACATCATCGAGCAGTTCATCTCCGACCTGCAGGCCGTCGCTGGCAACCGTACCGCGTTCGGTCTCGTCGGGATGTCGAGTCTCGCCATCTGGACCATCGACGTGGTGAGTGCCATCGTCGTTCTCTACGCACTGGGTGTGGACATCGACCCTGTCGTCCTCGTCGGCGTCTCCTTCTTCGCGGTGAGCGTCGGGAACCTCGCGAAGGTCTTGCCACTCTCGCCCGGCGGCGTCGGTCTCTACGAGATCGCCTTTACCGTGTTCCTGGCCGCACTCGCACCGGTCACACCGGCAACTGCGCTCGCGGCGGCCGTCCTCGACCACGCAGTGAAAAACGCCGTCACGCTCGTCGGTGGCGTCGTGTCGATGCTCTCGCTCAACGTCTCGCTGACGACGGCAGTCGAAGAGAGCGCCGACGTTCGTGACCGAGAGTTCGCCGAGTCAGAATAG
- the yjjX gene encoding inosine/xanthosine triphosphatase — MDIAVGSGNPVKRRAVERAIPHASVAAVAVDSGVSEQPVGHDETISGAVTRARRAFESGDYALGVGIEGGVAAHPSGSDTDDDLYLIMWSAVTDGDRVGRGAGPTFALPDRIADRIRAGEELGPVMDDVLGTEDVAKNEGAAGAFSEGRITRADALVSAVTAALSPIRSDLY; from the coding sequence ATGGACATCGCGGTCGGAAGCGGTAACCCAGTGAAGCGGCGTGCAGTCGAACGGGCGATACCCCACGCCAGTGTGGCGGCAGTCGCCGTCGACTCTGGCGTCTCAGAACAACCCGTCGGGCACGACGAGACCATCTCCGGTGCGGTCACTCGCGCGCGCCGAGCGTTCGAGTCCGGCGACTACGCCCTCGGCGTCGGTATCGAAGGCGGCGTCGCCGCACATCCGTCGGGGTCCGACACCGACGACGACCTCTATCTCATCATGTGGTCGGCCGTGACCGACGGCGACCGAGTGGGCCGCGGTGCTGGCCCGACGTTCGCACTCCCCGACCGCATCGCCGACCGAATCCGTGCTGGCGAGGAACTCGGCCCGGTGATGGACGACGTCCTCGGAACCGAGGATGTCGCGAAGAACGAGGGCGCTGCAGGTGCGTTCTCGGAGGGACGAATCACCCGGGCGGATGCACTCGTTTCGGCAGTGACGGCCGCACTGTCGCCGATTCGAAGCGACCTGTACTGA
- a CDS encoding helical backbone metal receptor, producing MAGPPRVVSLAPSATAILDAAGLASRIVGTTVHSPLERPTVGGWLNPDFERIAALDPDVLCTCDDLQAEIADEARARGFDVCHVEPATLDEVFETFPVICAVAGDERAGTTLAEDCRDHIDRVAAAVGDRPRPTVYCEEWADPPMAAGNWVPDVVRAAGGSYPFLDAGERSREITAETVAAADPDFVVLHPCGKGERGDPEAFETRQWDVDAAVHAVDDSLLNQPSPALLGGVDRLARCFFPTVDLPAPWSPPETESDGAI from the coding sequence ATGGCCGGACCACCTCGTGTCGTTTCACTCGCGCCGAGCGCGACCGCCATCCTCGACGCTGCAGGGCTTGCGTCCCGAATCGTCGGGACGACAGTCCACTCGCCGCTCGAGCGCCCGACTGTCGGTGGCTGGCTGAACCCCGACTTCGAGCGAATCGCGGCCCTCGACCCCGACGTGCTCTGTACCTGTGACGACTTACAAGCGGAGATTGCCGACGAGGCCCGAGCGCGGGGCTTCGACGTGTGCCACGTCGAGCCGGCGACCCTCGACGAGGTGTTCGAGACGTTCCCCGTTATCTGTGCAGTTGCAGGCGATGAGCGCGCCGGCACCACGCTCGCTGAAGACTGTCGTGACCACATCGACCGAGTCGCGGCGGCAGTCGGCGACCGGCCGCGACCGACCGTCTACTGTGAGGAGTGGGCAGACCCACCGATGGCCGCGGGAAACTGGGTCCCCGACGTGGTTCGGGCCGCTGGCGGGTCGTACCCGTTTCTCGACGCGGGTGAACGGTCACGAGAAATCACGGCCGAAACGGTCGCCGCGGCCGACCCAGATTTCGTGGTCCTCCACCCCTGCGGGAAGGGTGAACGCGGCGACCCCGAAGCGTTCGAGACACGACAGTGGGACGTCGACGCCGCGGTTCACGCCGTCGACGACTCACTTCTCAACCAACCGAGTCCGGCGCTCTTGGGTGGAGTCGACCGACTCGCACGCTGTTTCTTCCCGACTGTCGACCTCCCCGCCCCCTGGTCGCCCCCGGAGACGGAATCCGATGGAGCGATATGA
- a CDS encoding transcription initiation factor IIB: protein MSERIWTRNPGAQERENKQRNGRQQTESEEETTKGDTLKCPECGGHVVTDDEHGETVCNDCGLVVTADSVDRGPEWRAFDAREKDEKSRVGAPTTNTMHDKGLSTNIDWRDRDAYGNSLGARQRQKMQRLRKWNERFRTRDSKERNLKQALGEIDRMASALGLPENVRETASVIYRRALDDDLLPGRSIEGVATSCTYAAARMAGVPRSLDEIAEVSRVEKSEVARTYRYIARELSLEVKPADPEQYVPRFASELGLSDESKMRARKLLKNAKEKGVHSGKSPVGLAAAAVYAAALLTNEKTTQAAVSDVADISEVTIRNRYHELLEAEENLGLV from the coding sequence ATGAGCGAACGAATCTGGACCCGAAACCCCGGCGCACAGGAGCGAGAAAACAAACAGCGAAACGGTCGACAGCAGACCGAAAGCGAAGAAGAGACCACCAAGGGTGACACCCTCAAGTGCCCCGAATGTGGCGGTCACGTCGTCACCGACGACGAACACGGAGAGACCGTCTGTAACGACTGTGGCCTCGTCGTCACCGCCGACTCGGTCGACCGTGGCCCCGAGTGGCGCGCCTTCGACGCCCGCGAGAAGGACGAAAAGTCCCGTGTCGGTGCCCCCACGACCAACACGATGCACGACAAGGGGCTTTCGACCAACATCGACTGGCGCGACCGCGACGCCTACGGGAACTCTCTCGGCGCCCGTCAGCGCCAGAAGATGCAGCGCCTCCGCAAGTGGAACGAGCGCTTCCGCACGCGCGACTCCAAGGAGCGCAACCTGAAGCAGGCACTCGGCGAAATCGACCGAATGGCATCTGCACTCGGCCTTCCCGAGAACGTCCGCGAGACGGCATCTGTCATCTACCGCCGCGCACTGGACGACGACCTGCTCCCCGGTCGCTCCATCGAGGGTGTCGCCACGTCCTGTACCTACGCCGCCGCCCGCATGGCCGGCGTTCCCCGCTCGCTCGACGAGATTGCCGAAGTCTCCCGCGTCGAGAAGAGCGAAGTCGCTCGCACGTACCGCTACATCGCCCGCGAACTCTCGCTGGAAGTCAAGCCCGCGGACCCCGAGCAGTACGTCCCCCGTTTCGCCAGCGAACTCGGCCTCTCTGACGAGTCGAAGATGCGTGCTCGCAAGCTCCTGAAGAACGCCAAAGAGAAGGGCGTCCACTCCGGCAAGTCGCCGGTCGGCCTCGCCGCCGCGGCCGTCTACGCTGCTGCACTCCTCACCAACGAGAAGACGACGCAGGCAGCAGTCAGCGACGTCGCCGACATCTCCGAAGTCACGATTCGCAACCGCTACCACGAACTCCTCGAAGCCGAAGAGAACCTCGGCCTCGTCTGA